The genomic DNA GAGGGCGTGCGCGTCCTCGATCTGAGCCGCGTTCTCGCTGGCCCCTGGGCGAGCCAGAACCTGGCCGACCTGGGTGCAGAGGTGATCAAGGTCGAGCGCCCGGGTGCGGGGGACGACACCCGTGGCTGGGGGCCGCCCTATGTCGAGGATGCGGCGGGGCAGCCCACCGAGGTCAGCGCCTATTTCCTCTCGGCCAACCGGGGAAAGCGCTCGGTCACGGTGGATTTCACCCGCCCCGAGGGACAGGAGATCCTCCGCCGCCTCGCCGCCGAGAGCGACGTGGTGCTGGAGAACTACAAGTTCGGGGGGCTGAGGAAGTACGGGCTGGACCATGACAGCCTGCGGGCGGTGAATCCGCGGCTGATCTACTGCTCCATCACCGGCTTCGGGCAGACCGGCCCCTATCGCCAGCGCACGGGCTACGACTTCCTGCTCCAGGCCATGGGCGGGCTGATGAGCGTCACCGGCGAGCCGGGTGGCGAGCCGATGAAGGTGGGCGTCGCCATCACCGACATCCTCACCGGCATGTACGCCTCCACCGCCATCCTGGCGGCGCTGCACGAGCGGGGGCGCAGCGGTGAGGGCCAGCATATCGATCTCGCCCTCTTCGACGTGCAGATCGCGACCCTGGCCAACCAGGCGCTGAACTACCTCGTCTCGGGGCGGGAACCGTGGCGGCTGGGCAATGCGCATCCCAGCATCGTGCCCTACCAGTCCTTTCCCACGGTGGATGGCGACATCGTGCTGGCGGTGGGCAATGACGAGCAGTTCCGCCGCTTCGTCACCTCTGCCGGACGGCCGGACCTGGCGGAGGACGAACGCTTCCGCACCAACACGGGTCGCGTGCGGAACCGGGAGGTTCTGGTGCCGCTGCTGCGCGACCTGATCGCCGGGCAGACCACGGCGCAGTGGCTGGAGCAGTTGGAACCGCTGGGCGTGCCCTGCGGCCCGGTGAACGGCGTGGCCGCCGCCTTTGCCGATCCGCAGGCCCAGGCGCGCGGGATGCGGCTGGAGATGCAGCACCCCGAGCTGGGCACCGTCCCGGGCGTGGCCAGCCCGATGCGCTTCTCCCGCACCCCGATCGCCTATGAGCAGGCGCCTCCCCGCCTCGGCGAACATACCGAGGCGGTGCTGCGCGAACGCCTCGGCGCGTCCGAGGCGGAGATCGCGCAATGGCGGGAACAAGGCACGATCTGATCCATACGCCGCCGGGAAGGCCCGGCGGCAGCTACGCCACCGCGGAAGGCAGGGGCCGGCCGGCGAACTGGGCGGCGAGGTTGTCCAGCACGACCTGCCCCATGGTGAGGCGCGTTTCCTCGGTGGCGCTGGCGCGGTGCGGCTGCAGCACGACGTTGTCCATGCCCAGCAGCGCCTCCGGCACGTTCGGCTCCTCGACGAAGACATCGAGCCCGGCGCCGCCCAGGCGCTTCTCCGCCAGTGCCGCGACCAGCTCCGCCTCATCGACCACGCTGCCGCGCGCGACATTGACCAGGAAGCCGCGCGGCCCGAGCGCATCGAGCACCGTGCGCCCGACGATGCCGCGCGACTGTTCCCCGCCGGAGGCTGCCACGACCAGCACGTCGCTGGCTTCCGCCAGGGCGCGGAGATCCGGCTCGAAGCGATAGGCGGAGCCGGGCAGCGGCCGCAGGTCGGTATAGGCGATCTCCATGGAGAAGCCCTCGGCCCGGCGGGCGATGGCGCGGCCGATCTGGCCCAGGCCCAGGATGCCCAGGCGGCGGCCGGTGACCTTGCGCGCCAGCGGCGGCGCCTCGCCCGCCCGCCAGCGCCCCGCCCGCACGAAGCGGTCGTTGAAGGCGGTCATGCGCAGCACGGAGAGGATCAGCGCCATGGCCATGTCGGCGACATCATCGGTCAGGACGCCCGGGGTGGTGGTCACGCGGATGCCATGCTCGCGCGCGAAGGCGAGGTCCACCGCATCCGTGCCGACGCCGCTGACCGCGACGATCTCCAGCTTCGGCAGGGCTTCCATGAGGCTCCGGGACGCACCCTTCACGCCGCCGGTGACCACGCCGCGGATCGAGGGCCCCATCTCGCGCAGCAGCCGCTGCGGGTCGGCGGCCTTGTGCAGGCGATGGACGGCATAGGCGGCATCGAGCGCGGCCTCGACCGGTTCCGGCATGGCCTGGAGCAGGAGGATGTCTGGCTTCACGGCGTCACTCTGTCTTCTGCGGTCGGGAAAGCCTGGCGGCGGCGCCGGGGCAAGGCCGCCCTCCCACGAGGGAGGGCGGAGGTTCGGGATCACGCCTGTCGCAGCGTCAGGCGGTGGATCGGCCCCATCAGGAAGAGATAGGCCAGGATCGCCAGCACGGCATGCGCCGCGACAAAGACCAGCACGCCGTCATAGGAGCCGGTGGCGACGATGATGTAGCCGCTGACGATCGGCGTCACGATGCCCGCGATGTTGCCGATGGCATTGAACATGCCGCCGGTGAGGCCGGTGATCTCCCTGGGCGCGGCATCGGAGATGACGGCCCAGCCGATGGCGGCGAGGCCCTTGCCGAAGAAGGCCAGCGCCATGATGGCGATCACCGCCCATTCCGCCGCGACGACGTTGCAGGCCACCAGCGTGGTCGCCAGCGCCATGCCGATCACGAAGGGCGTCTTGCGCGCGGCCGACAGCGAGATACCCCGGCGCAGCAGCGCGTCGGAGAGCATGCCGCTGCACACGCCGCCCAGGAAGCCGCAGATGGCCGGCAGGGCCGCCACGAAGCCGACCTTCATGATCGACATGCCGCGCGCCTGCACGAGATAGATCGGGAACCAGGTGATGAAGAAGTAGGTCAGCGCGGTGATGGCGTACTGGCCCGCATAGGCACCGAGCAGCAGGCGGTGGCTCAGCAACTGCTTCACATGTGCCCAGCGGATCTTCACCGGCGGCGCGGCGCCGGCGCGGTCCATGTCCACCAGCGCGCCGCCCTTCTCCAGGTGCTCGATCTCGGCGGCATTGGCGCGCGGGTGATCCTTGGGATTGTGGATCAACCAGGGCCAGGCGAGGCTCAGCAGGATGCCCAGGGCGCCCATGAAGAGAAAGATGTATTCCCAGCCGAAGCTCGCGGTGATCCAGCCCATGATGGGCGCGAAGAAGGCCACCGCCGCATACTGGGCGGAGTTGAAGATCGCCGTGGCCGTGCCGCGTTCCGCCGTCGGGAACCAGGCGGCGACGATGCGGTTGTTCGCCGGGAAGGCCGGCGATTCCACAAGGCCCAGCGCGAAGCGGACGGCGAAGAGCATCACGAAGGCCGAGGTCGGGTGGAAAAAGCCCACGCCGCCCTGCAGCAGCGTGAAGAGCGACCAGGAGAACAGGCTGAGCCCGTAGATGAGCTTCGAGCCGTAGCGGTCCAGCAGCCAGCCGCCGGGGATCTGCCCGATCACATAGGCCCAGCCGAAGGCCGAGAAGAGATAGCCCATGCCGATCGGGTCGAAGTTCAGCTCGCGCGCCAGGGCCGTGCCGGCGATCGAGAGCGTCGCGCGGTCGGCGTAGTTGATGGCGGTGACGAGAAAGAGCAGGCCCAGGATCGCGTAGCGGACGCGGGTGGCCTTCACGGTCGGGACGGCCATGCTGCCGATGGATGTCGTGCTGCTCATGCGGACCTTTCCCGGAAAGGCGGCGGCCATGCCTGCCGCCCCTCCTTGTTCTTGCGTGCCCATATCCGCTCGCCCTTCCCTTCGCCGGGGATCGGAAGCGGCTCAGACGTCATGCAACTGATGCAAGACCAATAGGGGAGCGGGGCGATAACGGTCCAAGCCAGAAACGGCATCGATCCATATGATTGTTGAATTGATCATCCGTGCCCCGCGCGGCTGAGGCTTGCCGCCGTGTCAGGACGCGCGGGGATTGCAGCCTGTCCCCGATCCGAGAAGGAAATGCCGCCGGGCGGCCCGGCCGCCTGTAACGAGCCGTGCGACCGGCGGCGGGGTGTTCCGACAGGAGAGAATGGAAACGGGCGATTTGTCGCTCGCGGCTTCGTAAAGGTTAATGCTACCTAAAGTTGTATTCAGGGAGTGCTAAAAAACCTTCCCCCTTGAAGTATCCCGAAGAAATGACGGGACACCGGGACGTTCTTTGACTCGAAATACAACCATAGGTTGAATTCATGACATCAACGACCGCCATCCGGACCGAGGACTTCATAGAATCCATCGGCGTGAACATTCACACCGGCTTCTGGGATACCCCCTATGGGGATGTCAGCAGCATCCTGGCCGCGCTGGAATATCTCGGCATCGACAATGTCCGTGACACCACGGCCTGGCCCGAATACCAGCAGGACCGGCTGGAGACACTGGGCGAGGCCGGCATCAAGCTCGATCTTGTCACCGGCGTGCAGGGCGACGACTACGACAGCCAGTTTGCCATGGTCGAGGCCCTGGCGGCCTATGTCCGCTCGGTGGAAGGGCCGAACGAGGTCAACTACTGGACCGTCACCTACGATGGCGAGACAGGCACCAGCGCCGCGCAGGCGATGCAGGAAGCCATCTACAGCTTCGTGAAATCCAGCAGCGCGCTGAGCGACGCGGTGGTGGTGAACTTCACCGTCGCCGCGGCTGACGAGGCGACCTTCTCCTCCTATGGCGACAACTCCGCCTATGCGGATTACGGCGCGGCCCATATCTACTACGGCTACGGCGCCACGCCCTACAGCGTGCTCGAAACCTATGTCGCCATGGCCAACCTGATGGACCCGGGCGACCCGATGTATGTCACGGAGACGGGCTATCCGACGCTCACCACCGGCGCCGGGAACCAGGGCGTGGACGAGACGGTGCAGGCCAAGTACACGCTGGACCTGCTGCTGGATGCCTACAGCCTCGGCATCGCCGTCACCTACATCTACGAGCTCTTCGATTCCTACGAGGACAGCGACGGTACGAACCAGGAGGCGCATTACGGCCTCTTCGACTATGACGGCACGGCCAAGGAAGCGGCGGTGGCGCTGCACAACCTGACCGCGATCCTTTCCGACACCGCCGACACGGCGGAGAGCTTCACCACCGGCACGCTGGATTACACGGTGGAGAACCTGCCCTCCTCTGGGCACAGCCTGCTGTTCGAGAAGTCCGACGGCACCTACGAACTCGCCGTCTGGAACGAGCAGCAGATCTGGGACAGCACCACGAACACCGAGATCGCCACCGAGGCCACGACCGTCACCGTCTCGCTCGGCCAGGTCTTCGCCACGGTGACGGTCTATGACCCGCTCGACGGCACGGACGCCATCGCGACCTACTCCAATGTCAGCAGCATCTCGATCAGCATCAACGACCATCCTCTGATCATCGAGCTAAGCGGTGCCGGCGGCACCACGACCGCCGTGACCAGCGCTGTCAGCACGACGCTTTCCTCGGCCGAAACCGATCTCGTCCTGACCGGCTCGGATGCCGTGTCCGGCGTCGGCAATGCGCTCGACAACACCATTACCGCCAACGATGCGGGCGACACGCTGTCCGGCATGGCGGGCAGCGATACGCTGACCGGCGGCAGCGGGAACGACCGCCTCAACGGCGGCACGGGCGCCGACACCATGTCGGGCGGAGCCGGCGATGACGTCTATTTTGTGGACAATACGGGTGACGTGGTGACGGAATCGGCTGATGCGGGCGATGACCGGGTCTATTCCTCCATCAGCTACACCCTCCCCGACAATGTCGAGCGGCTGAAGCTCACCGCCGAAGGGCTGACGGGCACGGGCAACGCGCTCGACAACGTCCTCTACGGCAGCGGCGGCACGGACACCCTCTACGGCCTGGCCGGCAAGGACGTGCTCTATGGCGGGGCGGGCGATGACACGCTCTACGGCGGCGATGGCAACGACATCCTCCAGGGTGGCACGGGCGCCGACAGCATGGCCGGCGGCGCGGGCGACGACAGCTATACGGTGGATGACAGCGGCGACGTGGTGACCGAAGCCGCGGACGAGGGCGACGACCGGGTCTATTCCTCCATCAGCTACACCCTGCCCGACAATGTCGAGCGCCTGAAGCTCACCGCCGAGGGGCTGACGGGCACAGGCAATGCCCTGGCCAACATCCTCTATGGCAGCAGCGGCACCGACACGCTCCAAGGCATGGCCGGAAACGACACGCTCTATGGCAATGAGGGCAGCGACAGGCTCGTCGGCGGCGCGGGCAACGACACCCTCAAGGGCGGGACCGGCGCCGACACCTTCGTCTTCCAGGCCAGCGACGGCGCCGGCAAGGACGTCATCGCCGATTTCAGCAGCAGCGATGGTGACGTGGTCGATCTGAGCGGCTTCGGCCTGACCGGCTTCGACGAGGTCGTCGCCGACATGACCCAGTCCGGATCGAACGTGAAGCTGACCCTGGACAACGGGGAGATCATCGTCTTCCAGAACATGACCATCGCCGCCTTCTCCGCGAGCGACTTCGCCTTCGGCTAGGCGGCGGGGCCATGGACTGGCGAAGGGGGCGCCGTCATCCGGGGGGATGGCGGCGCTTTCCCCGTGCATGGCCCCGTCACGCCGCCTCCGACCGCATGGCCGGGCCGCGCAGCAGCTCCAGGATCATCCGCAGCGCCGGCAGGCCGTCGCCGTTGCGGACCACCGCGAAGAGGTCGGCCGAGGGCGCGCCCGGCAGGTCCCGGTATCGGATGCCCGGAAGGCCGAGGCGGCGGGCCGAGGCCGGCACGATGGCCAGGCCCAGGCCGGTGCCGACCAGCGGCAGGATGGTGTGGATCTGGCTGATATACTGCACGTAGTTCGGCAGCGCCCCGGCCGAGCGGACCATGTCCGAGACGAGGCCGTGGAAGTACTGCCCCTCGGTCGGCGAGTACATGACCATGTCCTGTCCGTTGAGGTCGGCGATGCGGAAGGGCCCCTGCCCCGCATGCTCCTCGGCGAAGGGGTGCATTTCCGGCACGGCGAGGACCAGGGGCTCGCGCCAGACGGGAAAGGTTTCCACCCCCCGCCGGTCGAAGGGCGGCCGGACGAAGCCGAGGTCGATCCGCTGCGCCGCCAGCGCCTCCATCTGGTCCCGCGTCACCATCTCCTTCAGCGCCATGTCGATGCGCGGCAGGCTGCGGCGAACCATCGAGACGAAGCGCGGCAGGAAGCCGAAGCTGGTGCCGGCGGTGAAGCCGATGGTGACGGAGCCCGCCTCCCCCCGTGCCACGCGCCGCACCGCCAGCGCCGCCCCTTCCGAGAACTGCAGCAGCCGCCGCGCCTCGGGAAAGAAGGCCCGCCCGGCCTGGGTGAGGCGCACCGAGCGGCTGCTCCGTTCCAGCAGCCGGACATCCAGGGCGTGTTCCAGGAGCTGGATCTGCCGGCTGAGGGGTGGCTGGGTCATGTGGAGACGGGCAGCCGCGCGGCCGAAATGCAGTTCCTCGGCCACCGCGACGAAGCAGCGAAGCTGGCTCAGCTCGAACATCGATCCAATTCCTGCATGATCGCATCCATTTTATGAGTTGGACCGGCATAGATGTAACTCTTACAAGCCTTGGCCGACAGCTTGGCGCTCCCCGCTCGTCCCGGACTGTGGGAGGGTGGCGCCCGGCGAGGATCATTGGGCGAAAGCGGGACAACCCCGCCGCGCCCGATCCAGAAACAGGAGGAGCGACCATGCAGCTCACCGGCGAAATGCTGATCGGCGCCAGCGCCGTGCGCGGCACCGACAAGCCCGTCCAGGCCATCGAGGCCCAGACCGGCAAGCCGATGGAGCCCCGCTATGGCGGCGGCAGCGCGGCGGATGTGGACCGCGCCTGCGACCTCGCCTGGGCCGCCTTCGACACCTATCGCGAGACCTCGCTGGAGGACCGGGCGCGGTTCCTGGAGGCCATCGCCAGCAACATCATGGATCTGGGCGACGCCCTGATCGAGCGCACCATGGCCGAGAGCGGCCTGCCGCGCGGGCGCATCGAGGGCGAGCGGGGCCGCACCACCGGCCAGCTCCGACTCTTCGCCGAGGTGGTGCGCGAGGGGTCCTGGCTGGAGGCGCGGATCGACCCGC from Roseomonas gilardii includes the following:
- a CDS encoding MFS transporter yields the protein MSSTTSIGSMAVPTVKATRVRYAILGLLFLVTAINYADRATLSIAGTALARELNFDPIGMGYLFSAFGWAYVIGQIPGGWLLDRYGSKLIYGLSLFSWSLFTLLQGGVGFFHPTSAFVMLFAVRFALGLVESPAFPANNRIVAAWFPTAERGTATAIFNSAQYAAVAFFAPIMGWITASFGWEYIFLFMGALGILLSLAWPWLIHNPKDHPRANAAEIEHLEKGGALVDMDRAGAAPPVKIRWAHVKQLLSHRLLLGAYAGQYAITALTYFFITWFPIYLVQARGMSIMKVGFVAALPAICGFLGGVCSGMLSDALLRRGISLSAARKTPFVIGMALATTLVACNVVAAEWAVIAIMALAFFGKGLAAIGWAVISDAAPREITGLTGGMFNAIGNIAGIVTPIVSGYIIVATGSYDGVLVFVAAHAVLAILAYLFLMGPIHRLTLRQA
- a CDS encoding CaiB/BaiF CoA transferase family protein; protein product: MAGPLEGVRVLDLSRVLAGPWASQNLADLGAEVIKVERPGAGDDTRGWGPPYVEDAAGQPTEVSAYFLSANRGKRSVTVDFTRPEGQEILRRLAAESDVVLENYKFGGLRKYGLDHDSLRAVNPRLIYCSITGFGQTGPYRQRTGYDFLLQAMGGLMSVTGEPGGEPMKVGVAITDILTGMYASTAILAALHERGRSGEGQHIDLALFDVQIATLANQALNYLVSGREPWRLGNAHPSIVPYQSFPTVDGDIVLAVGNDEQFRRFVTSAGRPDLAEDERFRTNTGRVRNREVLVPLLRDLIAGQTTAQWLEQLEPLGVPCGPVNGVAAAFADPQAQARGMRLEMQHPELGTVPGVASPMRFSRTPIAYEQAPPRLGEHTEAVLRERLGASEAEIAQWREQGTI
- a CDS encoding 2-hydroxyacid dehydrogenase, with translation MKPDILLLQAMPEPVEAALDAAYAVHRLHKAADPQRLLREMGPSIRGVVTGGVKGASRSLMEALPKLEIVAVSGVGTDAVDLAFAREHGIRVTTTPGVLTDDVADMAMALILSVLRMTAFNDRFVRAGRWRAGEAPPLARKVTGRRLGILGLGQIGRAIARRAEGFSMEIAYTDLRPLPGSAYRFEPDLRALAEASDVLVVAASGGEQSRGIVGRTVLDALGPRGFLVNVARGSVVDEAELVAALAEKRLGGAGLDVFVEEPNVPEALLGMDNVVLQPHRASATEETRLTMGQVVLDNLAAQFAGRPLPSAVA
- a CDS encoding calcium-binding protein — its product is MTSTTAIRTEDFIESIGVNIHTGFWDTPYGDVSSILAALEYLGIDNVRDTTAWPEYQQDRLETLGEAGIKLDLVTGVQGDDYDSQFAMVEALAAYVRSVEGPNEVNYWTVTYDGETGTSAAQAMQEAIYSFVKSSSALSDAVVVNFTVAAADEATFSSYGDNSAYADYGAAHIYYGYGATPYSVLETYVAMANLMDPGDPMYVTETGYPTLTTGAGNQGVDETVQAKYTLDLLLDAYSLGIAVTYIYELFDSYEDSDGTNQEAHYGLFDYDGTAKEAAVALHNLTAILSDTADTAESFTTGTLDYTVENLPSSGHSLLFEKSDGTYELAVWNEQQIWDSTTNTEIATEATTVTVSLGQVFATVTVYDPLDGTDAIATYSNVSSISISINDHPLIIELSGAGGTTTAVTSAVSTTLSSAETDLVLTGSDAVSGVGNALDNTITANDAGDTLSGMAGSDTLTGGSGNDRLNGGTGADTMSGGAGDDVYFVDNTGDVVTESADAGDDRVYSSISYTLPDNVERLKLTAEGLTGTGNALDNVLYGSGGTDTLYGLAGKDVLYGGAGDDTLYGGDGNDILQGGTGADSMAGGAGDDSYTVDDSGDVVTEAADEGDDRVYSSISYTLPDNVERLKLTAEGLTGTGNALANILYGSSGTDTLQGMAGNDTLYGNEGSDRLVGGAGNDTLKGGTGADTFVFQASDGAGKDVIADFSSSDGDVVDLSGFGLTGFDEVVADMTQSGSNVKLTLDNGEIIVFQNMTIAAFSASDFAFG
- a CDS encoding LysR substrate-binding domain-containing protein yields the protein MFELSQLRCFVAVAEELHFGRAAARLHMTQPPLSRQIQLLEHALDVRLLERSSRSVRLTQAGRAFFPEARRLLQFSEGAALAVRRVARGEAGSVTIGFTAGTSFGFLPRFVSMVRRSLPRIDMALKEMVTRDQMEALAAQRIDLGFVRPPFDRRGVETFPVWREPLVLAVPEMHPFAEEHAGQGPFRIADLNGQDMVMYSPTEGQYFHGLVSDMVRSAGALPNYVQYISQIHTILPLVGTGLGLAIVPASARRLGLPGIRYRDLPGAPSADLFAVVRNGDGLPALRMILELLRGPAMRSEAA